TGCTGGTCGTCAACCAGCAGAAGGGCCTGTGGAAGGTGAAGAACGCCGCCCTGCGCCCCCTGTCGGAGGAAGCTGCCCGCCTGGCCCGCGAGTTCGACCGGGTCGTCTGGGAACATGTCCCCCGGGAACGTAACCGCCGCGCCGACGCCCTCGCCAACCGCGCCATGGACGATCAGGGCCGGGTCGCGCGCCCCCGCCCGGCCCGCGACCCGGAGCAGCTCCGCCTGTCCTGATCCCGACCCGGGACCAGTCAGGAGAACGCGTCGCGCTCGGGCGGCGGCGGGGGGCGGTCGCCGACCTCGGGCTGGCCCCAGGTGACCCGGGTCGAGCCGGCCGGCCGGGAGGTGCCGTCCATGATCACGACCCGCCGGCCGCCGCGGCGGCGGAGGCGGCGTTCGGCCAGGCGCGGGGCCAGCCGCCGGGCCAGGGCCCGGGTCGGGGGCAGCAGCAGCAGGACCCCGGCCACGTCGGTGAGGAACCCGGGGGTGAGCAGCAGGGCCCCGGCGAGCAGGATCATGGCCCCGTCGGCCACCTCGACGGTCGGGACGCGCGCCTCGGCCAGGGCGAGCT
The sequence above is a segment of the Actinomycetota bacterium genome. Coding sequences within it:
- a CDS encoding ribonuclease HI family protein; this encodes MTHPDVVVWTDGGARGNPGPAGYGAVLTSPGGEVLAEVAEGIGWATNNVAEYRGVIAGLRRAKELGARRVRVRADSLLVVNQQKGLWKVKNAALRPLSEEAARLAREFDRVVWEHVPRERNRRADALANRAMDDQGRVARPRPARDPEQLRLS
- a CDS encoding FxsA family protein, producing MVPILAIAFILVPLAELAVLIAVGDVIGLVPTLVLLLVVSVAGAWLAKREGLAAWRRFQLALAEARVPTVEVADGAMILLAGALLLTPGFLTDVAGVLLLLPPTRALARRLAPRLAERRLRRRGGRRVVIMDGTSRPAGSTRVTWGQPEVGDRPPPPPERDAFS